In Chloroflexota bacterium, a genomic segment contains:
- a CDS encoding response regulator transcription factor, producing the protein MAEKQPKIKVLIADQQPLFRQGVHSTLNQIADIDICGDIGSSKELMSAISNLYPDVVLLDIEMSNNDGMDLAKAIKQLLPSVAVILFSPQPNDEELFQAIKSRVAGYLRRDVSSTELVTTIRKAAAGKHPINDTLFARPQAAQQVLQQFQDFSWGKGIESFVSPLTPRETEILTYMAQGYFNKQIALELNISEQTIKNHITSILRKLDANARTQTVITALKRGFITLDKEVRQHS; encoded by the coding sequence ATGGCCGAAAAGCAGCCGAAGATAAAGGTACTAATAGCCGACCAGCAGCCCTTATTCCGCCAGGGTGTGCACTCCACTCTAAATCAAATAGCTGACATAGATATTTGCGGCGACATTGGTTCCAGCAAAGAGCTTATGTCAGCGATAAGCAACTTGTACCCCGATGTCGTTCTCCTCGACATCGAGATGTCCAACAACGACGGCATGGACCTAGCCAAGGCCATTAAGCAGCTATTACCCAGCGTGGCAGTAATACTTTTCTCACCCCAACCCAACGATGAAGAGCTCTTTCAGGCAATTAAATCCCGGGTAGCTGGCTATCTAAGGCGTGATGTCTCCTCAACTGAGCTGGTGACGACAATCCGCAAAGCTGCCGCTGGCAAACACCCCATAAACGATACTCTTTTTGCACGGCCTCAAGCTGCCCAACAAGTGCTGCAGCAGTTCCAGGACTTCTCATGGGGAAAAGGCATCGAATCCTTCGTTTCTCCACTGACCCCCCGGGAGACCGAAATCCTCACCTATATGGCCCAGGGTTACTTCAACAAGCAAATAGCGCTTGAACTTAACATCAGCGAACAAACCATCAAGAACCACATAACTTCCATCCTGCGCAAACTGGATGCCAATGCCCGCACCCAGACAGTGATCACCGCCCTAAAGCGAGGCTTCATCACCCTGGACAAGGAAGTTAGGCAACATTCGTAG
- the meaB gene encoding methylmalonyl Co-A mutase-associated GTPase MeaB yields the protein MELVEEMLAGNVLALARLITRVERDGADVPRIMKQVYPHLGKTYCIGITGPPGSGKSTMVDRLTAVIRQRGFTVGIIAADPTSPFTGGAVLGDRIRMQQHYLDQGVFIRSMATRGSHGGLPRTSGGVIKLMGAFGKDFVLVETVGVGQTELDVMQNVDTVVVVLVPEAGDTIQTMKAGLFEIADIFAVNKADRPGADNLVAELGMMVHLRSEETWWQVPVIATEAINNVGIEELYGQIEKNRQALEETGRLSQRRQEQRRREFLEIVERRVSDELLKLVERDEELSRHMAMVEAGDIDPYSAADEILRPGTLLASWSRQLAERHPSD from the coding sequence ATGGAGCTAGTTGAAGAGATGCTGGCCGGAAACGTGTTGGCTTTAGCACGGTTGATTACAAGAGTGGAAAGAGACGGTGCTGATGTACCACGAATAATGAAGCAGGTCTACCCTCATTTGGGTAAAACTTATTGTATAGGCATAACTGGACCGCCGGGGTCAGGTAAGAGCACCATGGTGGACCGGTTGACGGCAGTGATACGGCAGCGTGGTTTCACGGTGGGTATAATTGCCGCTGACCCTACCAGTCCATTTACCGGTGGTGCTGTCCTTGGTGATAGGATAAGGATGCAGCAGCATTACCTTGATCAGGGAGTTTTCATTCGGAGTATGGCGACGCGTGGTAGTCACGGAGGTTTGCCGCGGACTAGTGGCGGTGTGATTAAGTTGATGGGTGCCTTCGGTAAAGACTTCGTTTTGGTGGAGACGGTAGGGGTGGGACAGACTGAGCTGGACGTTATGCAAAACGTAGATACTGTGGTGGTGGTCTTGGTTCCTGAGGCAGGTGATACAATTCAGACGATGAAGGCAGGCTTGTTTGAGATTGCTGATATCTTTGCGGTAAATAAGGCTGACCGTCCTGGGGCTGATAATCTGGTGGCTGAACTGGGTATGATGGTCCACCTTCGTTCTGAGGAAACTTGGTGGCAGGTGCCGGTGATAGCCACTGAAGCTATCAATAATGTCGGCATCGAGGAACTTTACGGACAGATCGAAAAAAATCGCCAAGCGTTAGAAGAAACCGGGCGATTGTCACAGCGGCGCCAGGAACAGCGGCGGCGGGAATTTCTGGAAATAGTGGAGCGTAGAGTTTCTGATGAGCTTTTGAAATTGGTGGAACGAGACGAGGAGTTGAGCCGACACATGGCGATGGTCGAAGCTGGTGATATTGATCCCTATTCCGCGGCTGATGAAATTCTCCGGCCGGGGACTTTGCTGGCTAGCTGGTCGCGGCAGCTGGCAGAAAGGCATCCCAGCGATTAG
- a CDS encoding NAD(P)/FAD-dependent oxidoreductase has product MAKKVSKYDVIIVGGGPAGMFAALELCQDNEVKILLLEKGKDIDARRCPLQETGKSCVSCSPCHLVSGLGGAGAFSDGKLTLSSVVGGRLGELLGDGQMQELIDYVDDLYLKFGATDRIYGVGEEVDELGRRAILAELRLVPVRLRHIGTERSRQVLKAMRDFIVRGVEVRLGEVAASITVDNGVVAGVETDQGEHLKCRYLVLAPGREGADWLTKEASRLKLSLKSNPIDVGVRVEVPAPVLEELTSVLYESKLEFFSRSFGDRIRTFCMCPGGEVIMEATGGADPVITVNGNSYAERKTGNTNFAILVSTTFTEPFREPIAYGKYLARLANLLSGGVLVQRFGDLMEGRRSTPERIKHSIVEPTLKAATPGDLSFALPFRHLKGIVEMLQAMDKLAPGVASRHTLLYGVEVKFYSSQLELSPCLETEIGNMFAAGDGAGVSRGLIQASACGVVVAREILRRLGK; this is encoded by the coding sequence ATGGCCAAAAAAGTCAGTAAGTATGATGTCATAATTGTTGGTGGTGGTCCGGCAGGCATGTTTGCTGCCTTAGAGCTATGCCAAGACAACGAAGTCAAAATATTGCTTCTGGAAAAGGGCAAAGACATTGATGCCCGAAGGTGTCCCCTGCAAGAGACGGGCAAGAGCTGTGTGTCGTGCTCGCCGTGTCACCTGGTTAGCGGATTGGGCGGAGCCGGAGCCTTTAGCGATGGCAAGTTGACTTTGTCCTCAGTGGTGGGCGGTCGATTAGGTGAATTGTTGGGCGATGGCCAGATGCAGGAGCTTATTGACTATGTGGATGACCTTTACCTCAAGTTTGGTGCTACCGATAGGATTTACGGTGTTGGTGAGGAGGTGGATGAATTAGGGCGGCGGGCAATTCTGGCGGAATTAAGGTTAGTTCCGGTGAGGCTGCGTCATATCGGGACGGAACGGTCCCGCCAGGTGCTTAAGGCTATGCGGGATTTTATTGTCCGTGGTGTGGAGGTGAGGTTGGGGGAGGTGGCGGCTAGCATCACGGTTGATAATGGAGTGGTGGCTGGGGTGGAAACGGACCAGGGCGAACACTTGAAGTGCCGCTATCTGGTTTTGGCACCAGGCAGAGAAGGGGCAGACTGGCTGACGAAGGAAGCCAGCCGACTCAAGCTAAGCTTGAAGTCTAACCCCATAGATGTTGGTGTCAGGGTGGAAGTTCCGGCACCGGTGCTTGAAGAGTTGACCTCAGTATTATATGAATCAAAACTCGAATTCTTTTCCCGCAGTTTTGGTGACCGGATAAGGACATTCTGCATGTGTCCCGGCGGTGAAGTTATTATGGAAGCCACAGGTGGTGCTGACCCGGTGATTACAGTCAATGGCAATAGCTACGCGGAACGCAAAACCGGGAATACCAATTTTGCTATTCTGGTGAGCACTACTTTTACTGAGCCGTTTCGTGAGCCTATCGCTTATGGAAAATATCTGGCGCGGCTGGCTAATCTCCTCAGCGGTGGTGTGTTGGTACAACGTTTTGGCGACTTGATGGAGGGGCGTCGCTCAACGCCAGAGCGCATTAAGCATAGCATTGTTGAGCCTACCTTAAAAGCGGCAACACCGGGAGACTTGAGCTTTGCTCTCCCGTTTCGCCATCTTAAAGGGATAGTGGAGATGCTTCAAGCGATGGACAAACTGGCCCCCGGGGTGGCATCTAGGCATACTCTGCTATATGGTGTTGAGGTCAAATTTTATTCCAGCCAGCTAGAGCTAAGCCCGTGCCTGGAGACAGAAATCGGCAATATGTTCGCTGCTGGCGATGGTGCTGGTGTTAGTCGTGGGTTAATCCAGGCCTCGGCTTGTGGTGTGGTGGTCGCCAGGGAGATATTGAGACGGCTGGGCAAATAG
- a CDS encoding CBS domain-containing protein, protein MKVRDVMTWNVVTVSSDTPIMEARKIMDAHGIRRLPVVDKGKLVGMVSKERITRTAPSPATSLSVWEINYLLAKMTVKEVMGKDPVTVDPNMSVEAAIALAQKKGVGALPVVEKNKLIGIATTNDFFYKILNPVLGIGKPGTRIVISKGTETKSMQEILEAVRKFGAKILAFHSMPPVEGKEQDLCIHLDKEDVKQLVKDLASKGYSTEITER, encoded by the coding sequence ATGAAAGTTCGAGACGTTATGACCTGGAATGTAGTGACTGTGTCAAGCGATACACCGATAATGGAAGCCAGGAAAATCATGGATGCACATGGCATTCGCCGTCTGCCGGTGGTTGACAAAGGGAAGCTCGTCGGCATGGTAAGCAAAGAGCGCATCACCCGTACAGCTCCATCACCAGCCACAAGCCTGAGCGTCTGGGAAATTAACTATCTCCTGGCAAAGATGACGGTCAAAGAAGTCATGGGCAAGGATCCGGTCACTGTCGACCCTAACATGTCGGTAGAAGCTGCCATAGCCCTGGCTCAGAAGAAAGGTGTGGGCGCGCTGCCGGTGGTGGAAAAGAATAAGCTCATAGGCATAGCCACAACCAACGATTTCTTCTACAAAATACTGAATCCGGTATTAGGAATTGGCAAGCCGGGTACCCGCATAGTTATCTCAAAGGGTACCGAAACCAAAAGCATGCAAGAGATCTTAGAGGCTGTTAGAAAGTTTGGGGCTAAAATACTCGCATTCCACAGTATGCCACCAGTTGAAGGCAAGGAACAGGACCTGTGCATCCATCTTGATAAAGAAGATGTCAAACAGCTTGTCAAAGACCTGGCAAGCAAAGGTTACTCAACCGAGATAACAGAGCGTTAA
- the aroH gene encoding chorismate mutase, with the protein MWCRGIRGAITVPENTKEAIIAATKELLQKMIKINEIEISDVACILFTTTSDLNAAFPAAAARALGWTQVPLLCGHEMNVPGSLSGCLRVLVLFNTNKRNEDIVHVYLGDAETLRDEGERTWQDEGKR; encoded by the coding sequence TTGTGGTGCCGTGGTATAAGAGGCGCTATTACCGTGCCGGAAAACACCAAAGAGGCTATAATAGCTGCCACTAAGGAATTGCTACAGAAAATGATAAAAATCAATGAGATAGAAATCAGCGATGTAGCTTGCATCCTGTTTACTACGACATCTGACCTTAATGCTGCATTCCCAGCAGCGGCTGCCCGAGCACTGGGCTGGACACAGGTCCCCTTGCTTTGTGGGCATGAAATGAATGTGCCTGGAAGTTTATCCGGCTGTTTGAGAGTCCTGGTGTTGTTCAATACCAATAAAAGAAATGAGGATATAGTGCATGTCTACTTGGGGGATGCGGAGACGCTTAGAGATGAGGGTGAGCGAACTTGGCAGGATGAGGGCAAAAGATGA
- the aroF gene encoding 3-deoxy-7-phosphoheptulonate synthase has translation MIVVMKVGSSDKEIAGVVKRIESVGLKTHVSQGVERTIIGVVGQIFPELQDMLEMLHGVDEVIRVSKPYKLSSREFHPLDTTVKVDGITIGGKGIVVMAGPCAVESEQQLLETARAVKAAGATILRGGAFKPSTSPYQFRGLGERGLELLAQVKKEVGLPIITEVMTPSEVEMVTRYSDILQIGARNMQNFNLLEEVGKTGKPVMLKRGLSATIQEWLLAAEYILAQGNEQLMLCERGIRTFEAYTRNTMDISVIPIVEKVSHLPIIADPSHGTGKWYLVIPMALAAIAAGADGVMVEVHPNPDLALKDGAQSLTFANFQKLMSQLKSVAEAIDRCLASPSVEVES, from the coding sequence ATGATAGTGGTTATGAAAGTGGGCTCAAGCGATAAAGAAATCGCTGGGGTGGTTAAGCGGATTGAATCTGTTGGCTTGAAGACGCATGTGTCTCAAGGCGTGGAACGGACCATCATTGGTGTGGTAGGGCAAATTTTCCCGGAACTTCAGGACATGCTGGAAATGCTCCATGGGGTTGATGAAGTTATCCGGGTGAGCAAGCCATATAAACTTAGCAGCCGCGAATTTCATCCCTTAGACACTACGGTTAAAGTTGATGGGATTACCATTGGTGGCAAAGGAATAGTGGTTATGGCTGGACCATGCGCTGTGGAAAGTGAGCAACAGCTTTTGGAAACAGCCAGAGCTGTTAAAGCGGCTGGGGCGACTATTTTACGTGGCGGCGCCTTTAAACCCAGCACCTCGCCATACCAGTTCCGTGGTCTCGGCGAGCGCGGGCTTGAACTCTTGGCCCAGGTCAAGAAAGAGGTTGGATTGCCAATTATAACGGAGGTCATGACACCTAGTGAAGTTGAGATGGTGACCAGGTATTCTGATATTCTCCAGATAGGTGCTCGCAATATGCAAAATTTTAATCTCCTTGAGGAAGTTGGTAAAACAGGTAAGCCTGTAATGCTGAAGCGCGGGCTATCGGCTACTATTCAAGAATGGCTGTTGGCCGCTGAATATATCCTGGCCCAAGGCAATGAGCAGCTCATGCTTTGCGAACGAGGAATTAGAACCTTTGAAGCATATACCCGGAACACTATGGATATAAGCGTCATCCCAATTGTTGAAAAAGTTAGCCATTTGCCGATTATTGCTGACCCGAGCCATGGTACCGGCAAGTGGTATTTGGTGATTCCTATGGCTCTGGCTGCAATAGCTGCCGGGGCTGATGGTGTGATGGTTGAAGTTCATCCCAATCCAGACTTGGCGCTTAAAGATGGCGCCCAGTCGCTGACATTTGCTAATTTCCAGAAGCTCATGTCTCAGCTAAAATCCGTGGCTGAGGCTATAGACCGATGCCTGGCTAGTCCCTCTGTCGAAGTAGAATCTTAG
- a CDS encoding bifunctional riboflavin kinase/FAD synthetase: MELAMRIEKELAEVRPQKETLLTIGVFDGVHLGHQRLLTHLRDEARRNGWLSGVVTFKSHPEVVLSTENKLLWLDDLETRVSLLRDLGIDVVVALSFSSELAQLTAREFVQLLKDHLKMRGLIIGPDFALGRGREGDAEKLRILGREMGFSVEVIPAVVLDRQVVSSSAIRQALAQGDVKKAEKLIGRLFSLSGQVVSGDGRGRTLGFPTANLEVESEQALPSDGVYATIAHVDQHLMPSVTNIGVRPTFEGSKHLVETYIFDYEGDLLGQKFTIDLVDKLRDEKHFDTAEELKAQIKKDVEQARQILSEQMKQSGV, translated from the coding sequence ATGGAATTGGCTATGCGTATTGAAAAAGAACTAGCTGAAGTAAGACCACAAAAGGAGACCTTGCTTACCATAGGTGTCTTCGACGGAGTTCACCTCGGGCATCAGCGCTTGTTAACTCATTTACGAGATGAGGCTCGGAGGAATGGCTGGCTCAGTGGTGTAGTCACCTTTAAATCTCACCCAGAGGTGGTTCTGTCTACAGAGAACAAATTACTCTGGCTGGATGATTTGGAGACCAGGGTCAGCTTACTTCGGGATTTAGGAATTGACGTAGTTGTCGCTCTATCTTTTAGTTCTGAACTAGCTCAGCTCACCGCTCGGGAATTTGTTCAATTGCTTAAGGACCATCTGAAAATGCGTGGCTTGATAATCGGCCCTGATTTTGCCCTGGGTAGAGGCAGAGAAGGTGATGCTGAGAAGCTCCGTATTCTGGGAAGGGAAATGGGCTTCAGTGTTGAAGTCATACCAGCGGTGGTGCTTGACCGACAAGTGGTAAGCAGCAGCGCCATTCGTCAGGCTCTGGCTCAGGGAGATGTGAAAAAGGCGGAGAAACTAATCGGACGGCTCTTTAGTCTTAGTGGTCAGGTCGTGAGTGGCGATGGGCGGGGTAGAACTCTTGGATTTCCTACCGCTAATCTGGAAGTAGAATCGGAGCAGGCATTGCCCAGCGATGGCGTTTATGCTACTATCGCTCATGTTGACCAACACCTTATGCCTTCGGTAACAAACATTGGTGTTCGTCCCACCTTTGAGGGCAGTAAGCATTTGGTAGAAACATATATCTTTGATTACGAAGGAGATCTGCTGGGGCAAAAATTCACTATTGACCTTGTAGATAAACTAAGGGATGAAAAGCATTTTGATACTGCAGAAGAGTTGAAGGCTCAGATAAAGAAGGATGTAGAGCAAGCCAGGCAAATTTTGAGCGAACAGATGAAACAATCGGGGGTTTGA